CTACGAGAACGAATCCCAGACCCTGACTAAGGGGGCCGAGGCGAACTTGCTCAAGTTCCGTGAAATGGAGAATCTCCAGACGGAGGAAGAACAGGAGCGCTGGGAGGACATCAAGAAGAGCTTCAACAAGAACCTGCTTCTCGGTGCCAGCGGTGGCGAGAATGATCCTGTCGCCAGGATCGTTGCCCAGCTCAGCCAGTTCAATGACGGCCTGGTCTCCATCACGCAGGGCATCAGCGCGGCAGCCAATGGCTACGCCAAGCCTCAGTCACTCAGCGAAACTACGGTGGCCCAGCTGGAGAAGATCATCTCCGGACTCCGCGCCGTCCCGGTCGAGGTAGATATCAACGTCGTCGCCGATGAAGGCGAGGACGATATCGCCAGTATCGAAAAGTCTAACAGGAAGAAGAAAGACCCTAAGCTAGGATTCAAACCTGAGGTTCGCCAAGGGGGTGAGCCAAGCGAGGAATGAAGCTAGGTCAGCCTGGGGTGTCTCGAGTGACGCCCCAAGGGTGACAGAGTGGCTAGATCACTTCTTACTCTGAGACAGGATATCTTTGAGTATAGGTGTGATTTTACTGGCAAGCTTCGTAGCGCCTTTCTCGGAGAGGTGGACTTTGTCTCGAAGATCCGTCTTTTCATCTATCATATACAGGCAATCCACGAAATGGATGTGTTGATCGCCTGTTGATTTGAGCTGATTCACGAGGGCTTGCGCTGCTTTACGAAACTGGTCTGCCTTGTACTGCTCACCGGTGCGTTTAGATGTCTCTGTCAAGGTATTCAGCATGCCTAGAACTACGATGGGAGTACCCTTGTGCTTGGAGCGGATGACTTTGATGGCAGATGTAAGGTCGTCGGCAAACTTCTCTGGTGATTTCCCTTTGTGTACCCAGTCGTTGTATCCCCAGAGAATCGTGATGAGTTCGATATGATCGAGCTCAAGCGTGGGCTTAGCTAGATGAGCGTTTGCATTGCTGCCTCCCACGGCCAGATTGTAGAAATTCATGCCAAGTTTGTCTGCCACTTGGCCACCCCAGGTCTGATAGGCGAAATCCTGACCCTGGCCGTGTGTGATGCTGTCACCAATGGCTACATAGGTTTCTGGTCTGGAGTCAGGAAGGGCTTTGATAAGACTCCCGTCTTGGAGGGTGATTCCTTTGAAGAGAGGATTTCTGAAGTTGGGAAGGATGATGCTGAAGTCAACCGCCTGACCGGGCGATTTACTTTTGATCGTGAGTGAACCGTCCTTCTTGAGTGGGTAAATGGAGTCGAAGGTGCCATTTTGAAATACGGAGACTTTACAGAATTTTTCCTGTTCAAATTGTAGGGTGATCTCAGGGGCCTTTGCTTGGAAATGAATAGAAGCTCCAGCTGTAAAGCGTGCCTTGGCTGGATTGAATCCGTGAGTGGCAGGAGATGCTTCTTTTAGGAGTTCTGGTGGGAATCGCAGGAATTCCGCTTGTGTAGTGCTTACCTGTGGGTAGAGCACGCCACGGTAGGAAATGCGTGAATCATCAGGAGCTATCTGTTCAGCAAAAGCTGCCTGAAGTAGACAGGCTGAAAGGATAATGGAGAGGTGTCTGATCATCGGTGTAGTATGCCCTTAATGAATTGATCCCGAACAGGATGAATATGATGAGAAGAGTTGTTTTGTGGCGAACATCCCATTGGGAGATCGGGAGTATTTTTCATGTTGAGTCTTACGTCTCTGGTATTTTTTGAAATCTAACAAATAAATGTAAAATTTACGGGCGTAGCCAAAAAACGAGGTGCTTCACGGGGGTAAAAAAAGCGACAAATAAAACATCTTTGCTGGATGATCTCCAGTGAATTCTCTGTGACAACTTAAGCTTTGTTAGGTAGGTGCCCCGTGGAGCTTGACTCTGTGGTGTATCTTTGGTTTGTGCCCCTTTTTTATATCTGTTAGTTAGGGGAATTTGCTAGGGGGTGGCTGATTTTGAGATGAGAAGAGAGTTTTTGTGATGTGTAACTCGCTGGTACTAGGTTTGTACTGCGCGACTTCGTGGCGCATGTGACACAATGTAATTATAGAACCCATGACAAAAACTATAACTAAAATAAACCATAGAGTGATTACTCTAGCATCATGCTGTGTGGCTTTGCTCGGCCACGCGCATGCAGGCGAGTTTGGAGACAAACACGTCCTCGTGATCGGCATCGATGGGTGCCGTCCAGACTCCCTCCAGTTTGCAAATACCCCGAATCTGGACAGCTTGATAGCGGCTGGATCGGTGACCTACAATGCTTATGCTGGTGGTGAACTGAACTCAGTGACCCAGCAACCTACCATGAGTGGTCCGGGCTGGTCATCCATTCTAACAGGCGTGTGGGCAAATAAGCACGGAGTCACCGGAAACGGCTTCTCTGGACGCGATTTCACGGCCTATCCTCACTTCTATAGCAGAATCAGAGAGACTAATCCGAATGCCAGCCTCTCATCCATCATCGTATGGAGTCCGATTGATGATATCATCGTGGCCGATTCCGCTAATAGTGCTGATTACCGGGTTAATTCCGCTGACGATGTGGCACTCACCAATTCAGCGGTGACACACCTCGGGAACAGTGATCCAGATGTACTTTTTCTCCATTTTGATGAAGTGGATCATGCAGGTCATGCATACGGATATAGTAACAGCGTAAGCCAATACGTGAACTCCATCGAAGGGGTGGATACACAAATCGGGACCATCCTTACTGCCATCCAGAATCGCCCGAACTATGCCAATGAAGACTGGCTCTATCTTGTCACTACGGACCATGGCGGTATCGGATTCGGTCATGGTGGCCAGAGTGTAGATGAGCGAAAGATCTTTATGATTGCTTCCGGTGGCGCTGCGCCTGTGCAGGTGCTGACTGACGGTCCAGGCCACAATGCAGTGCCGGCAACCGTGCTGAAACATCTGGGCTTGAGTGTAAACCCATCCTGGGGCTGGGACGACTTCAATGGCTTTGCCATTCCTCCTTTCTGTCCGGACAAGCTGGCAGGTAGCATTGACGTGGCCAATAGCCAGGTGCACCTGACTTGGAACCCAGCTTCTCAGTTGGATATCACCGGATATGAACTAAAGCGTGATGGTGTCGTGGTGGCCAATCTACCAGTGGGTGATTCCTCTTACACGGATACGGTGACCATCCCTGCTCAGCCGGGTGAGGTCAGCTACATCTACACGCTGACAGCCACTGGCGGTACTCAGAGTTCTCTCTGCCCTGTGCTGTCAGTGAATCTATCCGCTTACACCGGAAATATTGCTGATGATCTGGTGGGCTACTACGCCTTTGACGGTGACCTCTCAGATGCTTCAGGCTCCGTGAATACCAATAACGGATCCGTCGGCGGTGGCAGCCCTTCCTACATCAGTGGTCTCTTCGGAAATGCCGTTTCACTCGATGGGGTGGATGACTATGTCACCCTAGGAAATCCTGCTGACTACAACTTCGGGACTAGTACGGATTTTACCATCAGTTTCTGGTACAAGACTGGTGCTGACCAAGCTTCTGATCCGGTAATCATCGGTAACAAGAATTGGGCTAGTGGTAGTAATGCTGGCTGGCTGATTGAAGCCGCTGCAGACAATGGCGATGATTTTGCCCTGCAATGCGGTGATGGAACCAACCGTGCGGATGGTGCTACTTACGATCTGGCATTCAATACCTGGTACCACGTGACTGCTGTCTTCAAGCGCGGTCAGACCATGGAACTCTATGTGAATGGTGTGCTAACAAGCTCCACATCGATTGCCAATGTCACTGGCTCCTTTGATGCCCTGATGACCAATATTGGTCAGGACGGGACTGGCGTTTACAGCGACTTCACCCTGATGGATATGGATGACTTGGCCATCTGGCGCCGTGCCCTCTATCCGTCTGAAGCACAGTTGCTTTATTCTGAAGGACAGGCGGGTCAGCCGCTTTCCAGCATGCTGGGTGCTCCGGTGGATCTTGCTCAGGATAGAGTACTCTTTCTCCCTCTGGATAGTGACGCGAGTGACCTTTCGTCCGAGTCTAACAATGGAACAATCAATGGCAGCCCTTCCTTTACGACGGGTACAGATGGTAATGCGATTTCCCTGCTGGATACCGCGAACCCTCACCAGTATGTAAACTTGGGTAACCCGACCAGCTTGCAGTTTGGTACGGGCACCGACTTCTCGGTTGCTGTCTGGGTCAAGAACAGTGGAGGCTTCCAGGATAACCGTGCCAGTGGCGGGTCTGCTGATGATCCAGCTATCCTTTCTAACAAAGACTGGAATAGCGGAGTCAATAAAGGCTGGATTCTCGCTGCAGGTGCCAATGGTCGCTGGCAGTGGAATATCGGCGATGGTTCCAGCCGTCGTGATTACGATAGTGCTGGTGGCCTGATCAATGATGGTAACTGGCACTTGCTGGTGGCTACGCATGACCGTGACGGATTGGCCCGTCTTTACTACGATGGTCAGGAGGTCGCGACTCGTGACATTTCTACCATTGGGGACATCGATGCCGGGCTGGTCACGGCCGTGGGCACCGATGGTACACTGGGCAGCAACTGGGCTAACTGGTTCACAGGCGGGATTGACAACGCCATGATCTGGCGCCGCGTGATCACCCCTGAAGAAATCGTCCTTCTCTATGCAGGTGAAACCGGCGGGGCCGACCCGGTCTCCATCTTCAGCGATGACTTTGAGAGTGGTAGCTTCGCCGCTGGTGGATGGTCTACCCAGAATGCTAATGCTTCCGTAGATGGCGCCGCCGCACAAAATGGTGCCGAGGGTGCCAGCTTAGAGAGGGGAACCTGGATCGAGAAGACCATCAGCACGGTAGGCTACTCGGACATCAAGCTGGAGTATGGCCGCCGCACCGAGAAGCTCGATAGTGGCGAATACCTCACTGTTGAGTAC
The sequence above is drawn from the Rubritalea squalenifaciens DSM 18772 genome and encodes:
- a CDS encoding SGNH/GDSL hydrolase family protein translates to MIRHLSIILSACLLQAAFAEQIAPDDSRISYRGVLYPQVSTTQAEFLRFPPELLKEASPATHGFNPAKARFTAGASIHFQAKAPEITLQFEQEKFCKVSVFQNGTFDSIYPLKKDGSLTIKSKSPGQAVDFSIILPNFRNPLFKGITLQDGSLIKALPDSRPETYVAIGDSITHGQGQDFAYQTWGGQVADKLGMNFYNLAVGGSNANAHLAKPTLELDHIELITILWGYNDWVHKGKSPEKFADDLTSAIKVIRSKHKGTPIVVLGMLNTLTETSKRTGEQYKADQFRKAAQALVNQLKSTGDQHIHFVDCLYMIDEKTDLRDKVHLSEKGATKLASKITPILKDILSQSKK
- a CDS encoding LamG-like jellyroll fold domain-containing protein; the protein is MTKTITKINHRVITLASCCVALLGHAHAGEFGDKHVLVIGIDGCRPDSLQFANTPNLDSLIAAGSVTYNAYAGGELNSVTQQPTMSGPGWSSILTGVWANKHGVTGNGFSGRDFTAYPHFYSRIRETNPNASLSSIIVWSPIDDIIVADSANSADYRVNSADDVALTNSAVTHLGNSDPDVLFLHFDEVDHAGHAYGYSNSVSQYVNSIEGVDTQIGTILTAIQNRPNYANEDWLYLVTTDHGGIGFGHGGQSVDERKIFMIASGGAAPVQVLTDGPGHNAVPATVLKHLGLSVNPSWGWDDFNGFAIPPFCPDKLAGSIDVANSQVHLTWNPASQLDITGYELKRDGVVVANLPVGDSSYTDTVTIPAQPGEVSYIYTLTATGGTQSSLCPVLSVNLSAYTGNIADDLVGYYAFDGDLSDASGSVNTNNGSVGGGSPSYISGLFGNAVSLDGVDDYVTLGNPADYNFGTSTDFTISFWYKTGADQASDPVIIGNKNWASGSNAGWLIEAAADNGDDFALQCGDGTNRADGATYDLAFNTWYHVTAVFKRGQTMELYVNGVLTSSTSIANVTGSFDALMTNIGQDGTGVYSDFTLMDMDDLAIWRRALYPSEAQLLYSEGQAGQPLSSMLGAPVDLAQDRVLFLPLDSDASDLSSESNNGTINGSPSFTTGTDGNAISLLDTANPHQYVNLGNPTSLQFGTGTDFSVAVWVKNSGGFQDNRASGGSADDPAILSNKDWNSGVNKGWILAAGANGRWQWNIGDGSSRRDYDSAGGLINDGNWHLLVATHDRDGLARLYYDGQEVATRDISTIGDIDAGLVTAVGTDGTLGSNWANWFTGGIDNAMIWRRVITPEEIVLLYAGETGGADPVSIFSDDFESGSFAAGGWSTQNANASVDGAAAQNGAEGASLERGTWIEKTISTVGYSDIKLEYGRRTEKLDSGEYLTVEYNAGSGWVTVEQTQETVWGSVSADLSAAAANNSALAIRFRTNASSKKEYGFVDEVNLIGTPN